In the genome of Aspergillus luchuensis IFO 4308 DNA, chromosome 2, nearly complete sequence, one region contains:
- a CDS encoding uncharacterized protein (COG:S;~EggNog:ENOG410PSNI;~InterPro:IPR025212;~PFAM:PF13094), with amino-acid sequence MPPKRKRSSNGPEQRSEARNKPYAYLKPQVRQVSETTIKSKWSTLPEPVQDRVRDMFRALERPVIVRQQNEGKRIEAQAAVQAVVKNLGKRLPRMPFPPVTKDSVFEYEAALKEHCSLEATLATVTDSIDLLKAEVEKEEAMLEREKKQLQEMERNAKRAEAERKRQSKNEHPVLRQVDSLPDEYNQKQTEFTLAGGKQTQTMFDELENDPEVSNILKQLTGHLKSMQNNTAPVAGLKDAIGRSHAALSLTFMPED; translated from the exons ATGCCTCCCAAGCGGAAGCGTTCTAGCAATGGACCCGAGCAAAGGAGTGAGGCGCGCAACAAGCCTTATGCCTACTTGAAGCCCCAGGTCCGGCAGGTCTCCGAAACAACCATCAAATCCAAGTGGTCCACACTTCCGGAGCCGGTTCAAGACAGGGTGCGCGATATGTTTCGGGCCCTGGAGCGTCCAGTTATTGTAAGACAGCAGAACGAGGGCAAACGCATCGAAGCACAGGCTGCTGTTCAAGCTGTTGTGAAAAA TCTGGGAAAGCGGCTTCCGCGCATGCCATTTCCTCCAGTCACGAAAGACTCTGTCTTTGAGTACGAGGCAGCGCTCAAGGAGCAT TGTTCCTTGGAGGCTACTTTAGCCACAGTGACTGATAGTATTGATCTCTTGAAGGCTGAAgtcgaaaaggaagaagctatgcttgaaagagagaaaaagcaactgcaggagatggagagaaacGCAAAGCGAGCAgaagcggagaggaagaggcaatCGAAGAAC GAGCACCCTGTTCTGCGGCAGGTTGACAGCTTGCCTGACGAGTATAACCAGAAGCAGACCGAATTTACCCTTGCGGGAGGAAAACAAACCCAAACGATGTTCGATGAG CTCGAAAATGACCCGGAAGTCTCGAATATCTTGAAACAACTGACTGGGCATCTGAAGTCAATGCAAAACAATACCGCACCCGTTGCCGGTTTGAAAGACGCAATTGGCAGGTCGCATGCAGCATTGAGTCTAACTTTTATGCCCGAAGACTGA
- a CDS encoding basic helix-loop-helix domain-containing protein (COG:K;~EggNog:ENOG410PN7P;~InterPro:IPR011598,IPR036638;~PFAM:PF00010;~go_function: GO:0046983 - protein dimerization activity [Evidence IEA]), with the protein MDPNRSGTHNGQNSPQPGPFGYSFLSPTDTPFEPAPAPPPGPALLDQDESLMLDNFFTTMNSNQLSSDFWLQSQSNKPFGTANFDFSDELLPPTFEGSTTSLSSQPSLSHRSIDKPLMDVMPGNLSANSDIFAAASMLYHNGIHGADFNTNLGSHSYPSPDIDFNSLRMSTHGKFQPQPSHVPLKQPNSSSRPRLPHGYHTSEMLFDVREPISPEQQQTAKVRPLHWGSDESFVDQGYIAPPDQPDEEQRTKELLGHLACFEAQSSAANTRAPSPVRITGNYDATWTDTDAAGQLSNLRREFKDSMEDLSQPKKKQRVLVKEEEDENSDEESSRPRSKKSKASSSRRMSHDAVRKPRLSQGPKPARENLTEEQKRSNHILSEQKRRNLIRQGFDDLCTLVPGLKGGGFSKSAMLTQAADWLEEVLRGNDILKAQLAELKAMNGLVMPR; encoded by the exons atggaTCCAAACAGGTCGGGGACACATAATGGCCAGAATAGTCCGCAGCCTGGCCCCTTTGGCT attcttttctctcccctaCAGATACCCCATTCGAACCTGCTCCTGCGCCACCTCCCGGGCCGGCGCTCTTGGATCAAGATGAATCATTGATGCTGGATAACTTCTTTACTACGATGAACTCCAATCAGCTCTCCAGTGACTTTTGGCTGCAGAGTCAATCAAATAAGCCATTTGGCACCGCCAATTTCGACTTCTCAGACGAACTCCTCCCCCCGACTTTCGAAGGGTCCACGACCTCTCTTTCATCacaaccctccctctctcatcGCAGCATAGACAAACCGCTCATGGACGTAATGCCGGGGAACCTGAGTGCCAACTCAGATATATTCGCGGCTGCTTCCATGCTATACCATAATGGAATACACGGGGCCGATTTCAATACCAACTTAGGATCTCATTCATACCCATCCCCTGACATAGATTTCAACAGCCTCAGAATGTCCACTCATGGCAAATTCCAACCGCAACCCAGCCATGTGCCCTTGAAACAACCCAACAGCTCATCCCGTCCTCGGTTACCCCATGGGTACCACACCTCAGAGATGCTCTTCGATGTCCGTGAACCGATATCCCCCGAGCAACAGCAGACCGCCAAGGTTCGTCCACTGCATTGGGGCTCGGATGAAAGTTTTGTGGATCAAGGATACATTGCACCGCCGGATCAGCCAGATGAAGAGCAGCGCACGAAAGAGCTGCTCGGTCACTTGGCATGCTTTGAAGCCCAAAGCAGTGCTGCAAACACCCGAGCGCCGAGCCCAGTACGCATCACCGGAAACTATGATGCAACATGGACTGATACAGATGCGGCTGGACAACTCAGCAATTTGCGCAGAGAGTTCAAGGACAGCATGGAAGATCTTTCCCAACctaagaagaagcaaagagttttggtcaaggaggaagaagatgaaaattCAGACGAGGAAAGCTCGCGGCCACGATCGAAAAAGTCCAAGGCTTCGTCATCAAGGCGAATGTCACATGACGCCGTTCGGAAACCAAGGCTTTCCCAAGGTCCAAAGCCCGCACGAGAGAACCTGACCGAAGAACAAAAGAGAAGCAACCATATTCTTTCGGAGCAAAAGCGAAGAAACTTGATCAGACAAGGGTTCGATGATCTGTGCACCCTTGTTCCTGGCCTAAAAGGCGGTGGTTTTAGCAAAAGCGCAATGCTCACGCAGGCGGCTGACTGGTTGGAAGAAGTATTGCGCGGCAATGACATCCTCAAAGCACAGCTAGCGGAGTTAAAGGCCATGAATGGTTTGGTGATGCCTCGGTAG
- a CDS encoding uncharacterized protein (COG:S;~EggNog:ENOG410PIVY;~InterPro:IPR026749;~TransMembrane:7 (o69-93i114-131o177-197i217-237o329-347i359-380o400-421i)) produces the protein MDSATIIRQHQSSIRVLRPILRAYALGYLSSTTPRVITCLRRIRGHGLSFGEQLKELSTTLTSTLRLDAFPAFCAVLVGGSTVFPLILLRCLAHLVRKLGLKPGRSNALIHMRLARFVSALLSAWFSFNILNRRPIRLQRACDECQGGTDSENAADQRKLGPEPHSHPQFAGRTMDLTLFSLTRAVDLMVYMGWANWRRWRKSKNQWSLVERVAPQLADAGVFATSAAIVMWAWFYMPERLPRSYGKWIGEVAKVDGRLIEALRRARHGVFVYGKDTGQASLLQSMCKDYNWPVEWGDPSKTIPIPCEMVHMGSGHSCEKHALSRFTRTFNFACATYIPLQIIFRLRSIKSMASLKQPIAAALRSSAFLASFVSLFYYSVCLARTRIGPKVFHRGTVTPMMWDSGLCVGAGCLMCGWSILVENARKRQEISLFVAPRAAATVLPRYYEKQYQHRERIAFSISAAILLTCLQERPDMVRGVFGRIGRSVLV, from the exons ATGGACTCGGCCACCATCATTCGCCAGCATCAGAGCAGTATCCGTGTTCTACGGCC AATTCTACGCGCATACGCACTTGGTTATTTATCTTCAACTACTCCTAGAGTAATAACCTGTCTACGGCGAATTCGGGGGCATGGCTTAAGCTTCGGAGAGCAGCTCAAGGAG TTGTCCACCACATTGACAAGTACTCTACGGCTGGATGCTTTCCCGGCATTCTGTGCTGTACTCGTAGGGGGCTCAACCGTCTTTCCTCTGATTCTCTTACGATGTCTTGCGCATCTCGTTCGTAAGCTGGGTTTAAAACCCGGTCGTTCCAATGCATTGATTCACATGCGACTGGCTAGATTTGTTTCTGCGTTACTGTCCGCTTGGTTCAGTTTTAATATTCTGAATCGGAGGCCTATCAGGTTGCAGAGAGCTTGCGACGAATGTCAAGGTGGTACTGATTCAGAAAATGCTGCAGACCAGAGAAAGCTCGGACCGGAGCCGCATAGCCATCCCCAGTTCGCAGGTAGAACCATGGACCTCACTCTTTTCAGCCTTACAAGAGCGGTCGATTTGATGGTCTACATGGGTTGGGCAAATTGGCGGCGATGGCGAAAGTCAAAAAATCAGTGGAGTCTAGTGGAGCGTGTTGCTCCTCAACTCGCAGATGCGGGTGTGTTCGCCACGAGCGCAGCGATAGTTATGTGGGCATGGTTTTATATGCCTGAGAGGCTACCAAGATCTTACGGTAAATGGATAGGAGAAGTAGCAAAGGTGGATGGCCGCCTGATCGAAGCACTTCGCCGTGCTAGGCACGGTGTCTTTGTGTACGGAAAAGACACTGGGCAAGCATCACTACTTCAGTCCATGTGCAAAGATTATAATTGGCCCGTGGAATGGGGAGACCCTTCCAAGACCATCCCGATACCGTGTGAGATGGTCCACATGGGTAGTGGTCATAGCTGTGAAAAGCATGCTCTGTCTCGATTCACTCGAACATTCAATTTCGCCTGTGCTACCTACATACCTTTACAGATCATCTTTCGTTTGCGATCAATAAAGTCCATGGCATCCCTCAAACAGCCCATAGCTGCTGCCTTGCGCTCATCTGCCTTCCTTGCTTCATTTGTGAGCTTGTTCTACTactctgtctgtcttgcaAGAACAAGGATCGGCCCCAAAGTATTTCACCGCGGTACAGTAACTCCAATGATGTGGGATTCTGGGCTCTGTGTCGGCGCCGGATGCCTGATGTGCGGTTGGAGCATACTCGTGGAGAACGCACGGAAGCGACAGGAGATTTCACTATTTGTGGCTCCCAGGGCTGCTGCAACTGTTCTGCCAAGATATTACGAGAAACAG TATCAACACCGGGAACGTATAGCATTTTCTATCAGCGCCGCCATTCTTCTGACTTGTCTCCAAGAGAGGCCTGATATGGTCCGGGGTGTATTTGGTCGGATCGGTAGAAGCGTGCTGGTGTAA
- the COX11 gene encoding cytochrome c oxidase assembly protein (COG:O;~EggNog:ENOG410PG5S;~InterPro:IPR007533,IPR023471;~PFAM:PF04442;~TransMembrane:1 (i64-82o);~go_function: GO:0005507 - copper ion binding [Evidence IEA]), with translation MFSRPISSWGRLPWSGPGLRPATITNTRCVDSGRRFFTRNSCLRQNINAPFNTPQSKKRNASTMYYTASLILGTVALAYGSVPLYKMICQQTGWNGQPVATHRVGDGDTSSRVTPVTDSRRLRITFNGSVSDVLPWKFTPQQREVRVLPGETALAFFTATNKGPTDIIGVATYSVTPGQVAPYFSKIQCFCFDEQKLNAGESVDMPVFFFIDPDFANDPAMKGIDTITLSYTFFKARYDDNGVLKPLPSS, from the exons ATGTTCTCGCGCCCGATCTCCTCATGGGGTCGGCTTCCTTGGTCGGGCCCCGGCCTCCGCCCGGCCACCATCACAAATACACGATGTGTTGACTCTGGGAGGAGATTCTTCACTCGCAATTCATGTCTCCGGCAGAATATCAACGCACCTTTCAATACGCCACAGTCGAAAAAGCGCAATGCGTCGACCAT GTACTATACAGCCAGTCTTATTCTTGGAACCGTTGCGCTTGCCTATGGCTCCGTCCCTCTGTACAAAATG ATCTGCCAACAAACCGGCTGGAACGGTCAACCCGTAGCTACTCACCGTGTAGGTGACGGCGATACCTCTTCCCGCGTCACTCCGGTCACCGACTCCCGTCGTTTGAGAATCACGTTTAATGGATCAGTTTCGGATGTTTTACCATGGAAGTTTACACCGCAACAACGTGAAGTTCGAGTTCTTCCGGGCGAGACAGCACTTGCATTCTTCACAGCGACAAACAAGGGCCCAACGGATATTATTGGTGTAGCGACGTATAGTGTCACTCCCGGACAGGTTGCTCCCTACTTCAGCAAGATCCAATGCTTTTGCTTCGACGAGCAGAAGCTGAATGCTGGAGAGTCGGTTGACATGCcggtgttcttcttcatcgacccTGACTTTGCCAATGATCCAGCAATGAAGGGCATTGACACAATTACGCTCTCATATACCTTCTTCA AGGCGCGATATGATGACAATGGTGTCTTGAAGCCATTGCCGTCGAGCTAA
- the RFC5 gene encoding replication factor C subunit 5 (BUSCO:EOG09263OQH;~COG:L;~EggNog:ENOG410PGQJ;~InterPro:IPR008921,IPR027417,IPR003593;~PFAM:PF00004,PF13177;~go_function: GO:0003677 - DNA binding [Evidence IEA];~go_process: GO:0006260 - DNA replication [Evidence IEA]), protein MALLVDKLRPRSLDALTYHPELSARLKSLAQSGDFPHLLMYGPSGAGKKTRTIATLKELYGSGVEKIKIDARVFQTTSNRKLEFNIVSSVYHLEITPSDVGNYDRVVVQELLKEIAQTQQVDLSAKQRFKVVVINEADHLTRDAQAALRRTMEKYSPNLRLILLANSTSNIIAPIRSRTLLVRVAAPNEEEICTVLRNAAKKEGWPEASGLNKRIAKESGRNLRRALLMFEAIYAQNEKVTDNTLIPPPDWEALIALTAEEILAERSPARLLQVRARLYDLLTHCIPPTTIIKSLTFNLITKVDDALKPDVIRWSAFYEHRITQGSKVIFHLEAFVAKFMRIYESYLMGMEF, encoded by the exons ATGGCCTTGCTAGTTGACAAACTGCGGCCGCGGTCGCTAGATGCCCTCACTTACCACCCAGAGCTGTCCGCGCGACTGAAATCATTG GCGCAAAGCGGCGACTTCCCCCATCTGCTCATGTACGGACCCTCAGGCGCCGGCAAAAAGACACGAACCATCGCGACGCTCAAAGAATTGTACGGTTCCGGAGTCGAAAAGATTAAGATCGACGCTAGAGTCTTTCAAACGACAAGCAACCGCAAGCTCGAGTTCAATATAGTGTCTTCGGTCTATCACTTGGAGATCACCCCGTCGGATGTTGGAAACTATGATCGTGTTGTTGTGCAAGAGCTGTTGAAGGAGATTGCGCAGACCCAGCAGGTCGATCTCTCGGCGAAGCAGCGCTTCAAGGTCGTTGTGATCAACGAGGCCGATCATCTTACTCGTGATGCGCAGGCGGCGCTGAGACGAACGATGGAGAAGTACAGTCCCAACTTGAGGTTGATTCTGTTGGCCAATAGCACCTCGAATATTATCGCTCCTATCCGGTCCCGTACCCTGCTGGTCAGGGTTGCTGCTCCGAATGAAGAGGAAATCTGCACTGTACTGAGGAACGCGGCtaagaaggaaggatggCCTGAGGCAAGTGGGTTAAATAAGAGGATTGCTAAGGAGAGCGGGCGGAATCTTCGTCGCGCGCTTCTTATGTTTGAGGCCATCTATGCTCAGAA TGAGAAAGTGACGGATAACACGCTCATCCCACCACCCGACTGGGAAGCTTTGATTGCGTTGACAGCCGAGGAGATCCTGGCTGAGCGATCGCCAGCTCGTCTGTTGCAAGTCCGCGCACGCTTATACGACCTTTTGACACATTGCATACCACCGACTACTATTATCAAG TCTTTGACATTTAACCTGATCACAAAGGTCGACGATGCTCTAAAGCCTGATGTCATCAGGTGGTCGGCGTTCTATGAGCACAGGATCACTCAAGGCAGC AAAGTAATCTTCCACCTCGAAGCATTCGTTGCCAAGTTCATGCGCATATACGAAAG TTATCTTATGGGCATGGAATTTTAA
- a CDS encoding uncharacterized protein (COG:S;~EggNog:ENOG410Q1UP), which yields MSGTNLMDIEPGGENTQYESIRLFTETPAKQTGQLGGHSQHTVSEMRTTLDDDRNGNEEQYRDTPLARQLEKGEGTTGLTGITDIDLKPETPEEGAALAAKIRREQGYGPGSGVGA from the exons ATGTCTGGCACTAATCTCATGGACATCGAGCCTGGTGGTGAGAACACGCA GTATGAATCTATCCGGTTGTTTACGGAGACACCGGCGAAGCAGACGGGGCAGTTGGGTG GACACTCCCAGCATACCGTCAGCGAGATGAGAACAACACTTGACGACGACCGGAATGGAAACGAGGAGCAGTACAGGGATACTCCGCTAGCACGACAGCTGGAGAAGGGCGAGGGTACGACAGGTCTTACGGGAATCACAGATATAG ACCTGAAGCCCGAAACCCCAGAAGAGGGTGCTGCGCTGGCGGCGAAAATCAGGAGAGAACAAGGGTATGGACCTGGTTCGGGCGTCGGGGCTTAG
- the MRPL16 gene encoding mitochondrial 54S ribosomal protein uL16m (BUSCO:EOG09264T3S;~COG:J;~EggNog:ENOG410PFN9;~InterPro:IPR020798,IPR036920,IPR016180,IPR000114;~PFAM:PF00252;~go_component: GO:0005840 - ribosome [Evidence IEA];~go_function: GO:0003735 - structural constituent of ribosome [Evidence IEA];~go_function: GO:0019843 - rRNA binding [Evidence IEA];~go_process: GO:0006412 - translation [Evidence IEA]) produces MGPQLKMFSGPQMAFLRPSLGLSTPFTAFPLSRCFSTTSPALDWLTPKFAERSKSPKGRPHVATGGSSRGTTVVWGDYGLRMKDHDRRLPAASLKIAEDTIKRRLRGMNYTLYKRVSANIGVYTKGNEQRMGKGKGKFDYWTAKVGVSRIVFELKGDLHEKVAREAFRLAGHKLPGLWEFVKKGDPPVVGLTKLGNGVTLESLKRARRSPALGTQDLPNPPTSTSSSSSPSAPQ; encoded by the exons ATGGGTCCGCAGCTGAAGATGTTCTCGGGGCCTCAGATGGCATTCCTCCGGCCGTCGT TAGGTCTGTCGACGCCATTCACGGCTTTCCCGCTATCGCGATGCTTCTCGACGACCTCGCCTGCCCTCGATTGGCTTACCCCTAAGTTCGCCGAGAGATCCAAGTCCCCGAAGGGTCGTCCGCATGTCGCAACTGGTGGTTCTTCCCGCGGTACCACTGTCGTCTGGGGTGATTATGGCTTGCGGATGAAGGACCACGACCGCCGGTTGCCCGCTGCGTCGCTGAAAATTGCAGAGGATACGATCAAGAGACGTCTGAGGGGTATGAACTACACATTGTACAAGCGCGTGAGCGCAAACATCGGTGTCTACACCAAGGGCAATGAACAGCGTATGGGTAAGGGTAAGGGAAAGTTCGACTACTGGACTGCGAAGGTTGGCGTGAGCAGAATCGTCTTTGAGCTCAAGGGTGATCTGCACGAAAAGGTCGCCAGGGAGGCCTTCCGTCTGGCCGGCCACAAGCTGCCCG GCCTCTGGGAATTTGTGAAGAAGGGCGACCCACCGGTCGTTGGACTGACGAAACTTGGCAATGGAGTGACTCTGGAGAGCCTCAAACGCGCACGCAGAAGCCCAGCCCTCGGTACTCAGGACCTACCGAACCCCCCGACCTCgacctcgtcctcctccagtCCTTCTGCTCCCCAATAA
- a CDS encoding replication factor C subunit 1 (BUSCO:EOG09261NW2;~COG:L;~EggNog:ENOG410PH5D;~InterPro:IPR036420,IPR003959,IPR012178,IPR001357, IPR027417,IPR003593,IPR013725,IPR008921;~PFAM:PF00533,PF13401,PF00004,PF08519;~go_component: GO:0005663 - DNA replication factor C complex [Evidence IEA];~go_function: GO:0003677 - DNA binding [Evidence IEA];~go_function: GO:0003689 - DNA clamp loader activity [Evidence IEA];~go_function: GO:0005524 - ATP binding [Evidence IEA];~go_function: GO:0016887 - ATPase activity [Evidence IEA];~go_process: GO:0006260 - DNA replication [Evidence IEA];~go_process: GO:0006281 - DNA repair [Evidence IEA]), with protein sequence MPADIRSFFGGKSSQGSNPSPAKPAPKKEEPSTRKKRTRKVVDDSDEEEVVATKTASPKVKAPSKPKPEVSKGEPTTSSDYFASSKKRGRPAKETKPSQPAVTEEPEAKSSPKSKKSTSTEKPAPRPQRGTRKATTIVEDDELGDDDIHATEYKKPGKGDDDYVEEEDKDSDSDFEELAVKPASAASGRQGRKKQAAAESDEDVVMEDLPKRPSRAAKSAASQPARKRKSEVLEKDEDYDTKSSPKKAAETKAAPRTPKKPRASAKTDRPESKEIQDIFDSIPTIRPPSPPRETGEKAKFNYAAHAQRSRSPVAGGADIPQGAGNCLAGLSFVFTGVLDTLGRDEGQNLVKKYGGKVTGAPSSKTSYVVLGADAGPKKLATIKQHNLKTINEEGLFELIRRLPANGGDGKAAEQHEAKKKAEEEKIRAMAAEIDREEKRKAAAARSTAPSGPQPPSSSQSTTQSTKTDDRLWTTKYAPTSMNMICGNKGVVEKLQNWLRDWHKNAKAGFNKPGKDGSGMYRSVMIHGPPGIGKTTAAHLVAKLEGYDVVETNASDTRSKKLVENGLLGVLDTTSLQGYFSGVGKKVESAKKNLVLIMDEVDGMSAGDRGGVGALASIAKKTHIPLILICNERRLPKMKPFDHVTYELPFRRPTAEQIRARLSTICFREGLRIPPQVLDSLIEGTNADIRQVINMLSTVKLDQTNLDFEKGKQMSKAWEKHIVLKPWDIVGKILSAQMFSPSSKATLNDKIELYFNDHEFSPLMLQENYLKTRPALTGAYHGREQKLKQLELMDNAASSISDGDLVDKMIHGTQQQWSLMPTHAVFSFVRPASYTYGNMMERPGFTSWLGQNSKQGKLWRYIKEIQGHMRLRASGDRDEIRQQYMPLLWDRLVRRLMVEGKDSVDDVIDFMDSYFLTREDWDALVELGLGPMDESNVKLQTQTKAAFTRIYNQRSHPLPFIKASSIAAPKKMPKEKPDIEDALEESDEEEVLEDDSKDNDENEELDLKKDKYVRVPKKAAKGGAAKGKKSKKAAAGDDDVIDDEEEKPKKARGRKPKAK encoded by the exons ATGCCTGCTGATATTCGGAGCTTTTTTGGCGGCAAGTCTAGTCAAGGCTCCAACCCATCTCCCGCAAAGCCCGCGCCGAAGAAAGAG GAGCCTTCTACGAGAAAAAAGA GGACTAGAAAGGTTGTAGACGAcagtgatgaggaagaggttgtcGCTACCAAGACCGCAAGCCCGAAGGTGAAGGCTCCGAGCAAGCC AAAGCCAGAAGTATCGAAGGGTGAACCCACAACTTCGTCAGACTATTTCGCATCTAGCAAGAAGAGAGGCAGGCCTGCCAAGGAGACCAAGCCATCCCAGCCTGCTGTCACCGAAGAACCTGAAGCGAAGTCGTCCCCGAAATCGAAAAAGTCTACGAGCACCGAAAAACCTGCACCAAGACCTCAACGCGGCACACGAAAGGCTACCACAATTGTTGAGGACGATGAACTCGGTGACGATGACATCCATGCGACAGAGTACAAGAAACCAGGCAAgggggatgatgattatgtcgaggaagaggacaaaGACAGCGACAGTGATTTCGAGGAACTTGCGGTAAAGCCAGCTAGTGCCGCCTCCGGAAGACAGGGACGAAAGAAGCAGGCAGCCGCGGAATCGGATGAGGACGTGGTTATGGAGGACCTGCCCAAGCGGCCTTCCAGAGCTGCCAAGTCAGCCGCCTCCCAACCAGCGCGCAAACGCAAATCCGAAGTTCTTGAGAAGGACGAGGATTATGACACTAAGTCTAGTCCTAAAAAGGCTGCGGAGACGAAAGCCGCTCCCCGTACACCTAAGAAGCCAAGGGCATCTGCCAAAACAGATCGACCTGAAAGCAAGGAGATTCAGGATATATTTGACAGCATACCTACGATCAgaccaccctctcctccgcgcGAGACTGGTGAAAAGGCCAAGTTCAACTACGCTGCTCACGCACAGCGCTCGCGGTCACCAGTAGCTGGGGGGGCGGACATACCACAGGGAGCGGGAAATTGTCTTGCAGGGCTGTCTTTCGTTTTCACTGGTGTCTTGGATACGCTCGGCCGCGATGAAGGGCAAAACTTGGTGAAGAAGTATGGTGGTAAAGTCACTGGGGCACCTAGTTCCAAAACCAGCTATGTCGTCCTGGGAGCAGATGCCGGGCCTAAAAAGCTGGCAACGATTAAGCAGCACAACCTAAAGACAATCAACGAGGAGGGGCTTTTCGAGCTTATCCGTCGACTTCCAGCcaatggtggagatgggaaagCGGCAGAGCAACATGaggcgaaaaagaaagcagaggaagaaaaaattcGCGCGATGGCCGCAGAGATCGACCGCgaggagaagcgcaaggcggCGGCTGCGCGCAGCACGGCTCCCTCAGGACCTCAACCGCCTTCAAGTTCGCAAAGTACGACGCAAAGCACGAAGACAGACGACCGCCTGTGGACCACCAAATATGCACCGACATCGATGAATATGATTTGTGGTAACAAAGGTGTTGTCGAGAAACTACAGAACTGGCTTCGCGACTGGCACAAGAATGCCAAGGCTGGATTCAACAAGCCAGGGAAGGATGGGTCAGGAATGTATCGCTCTGTCATGATTCACGGACCGCCTGGAATTGGCAAGACTACAGCAGCACATCTGGTGGCAAAGCTAGAAGGGTACGATGTCGTGGAGACGAATGCAAGTGACacaagaagcaagaagctCGTGGAAAACGGCCTTCTCGGTGTTTTGGATACAACTTCGCTACAAGGCTACTTTTCGGGTGTTGGCAAGAAGGTGGAAAGTGCGAAGAAGAACTTGGTCCTCATCATGGATGAAGTTGACGGCATGTCCGCCGGTGATAGAGGTGGTGTAGGAGCACTCGCCTCCATCGCCAAGAAGACTCACATCCCGCTGATTTTGATCTGTAATGAGCGAAGGCTCCCGAAAATGAAGCCTTTCGATCATGTCACATATGAACTTCCGTTCAGACGGCCGACGGCCGAGCAGATTAGAGCCCGACTGTCGACCATCTGCTTCCGCGAGGGCTTGAGGATCCCGCCTCAGGTCTTGGACAGTCTGATTGAAGGCACCAACGCGGACATCCGGCAAGTTATCAACATGCTTTCAACCGTGAAACTAGACCAGACAAACCTAGACTTCGAAAAGGGGAAGCAAATGTCTAAAGCATGGGAAAAGCACATCGTTCTGAAGCCCTGGGATATTGTCGGCAAGATTCTCAGTGCGCAAATGTTCTCGCCAAGCTCAAAGGCTACGTTGAATGATAAAATCGAACTCTACTTCAACGATCACGAGTTTAGTCCTCTGATGCTTCAAGAGAACTATCTGAAAACCCGACCGGCGTTGACTGGCGCCTATCATGGCAGAGAACAGAAGCTGAAACAACTTGAACTAATGGACAACGCTGCTTCAAGCATCAGTGATGGTGATCTCGTTGACAAGATGATTCATGGTACTCAGCAGCAATGGAGTCTGATGCCTACTCATGCCGTGTTCAGTTTTGTCCGGCCAGCCAGCTATACGTACGGAAACATGATGGAGCGGCCCGGGTTTACTAGTTGGCTGGGACAGAACAGTAAACAAG GCAAGCTTTGGCGTTACATCAAAGAAATTCAGGGTCATATGCGTCTTCGCGCATCTGGTGATCGAGATGAGATTCGACAACAGTATATGCCGCTCCTCTGGGACAGGCTAGTCCGCCGATTAATGGTGGAAGGCAAGGATAGTGTCGACGATGTCATTGATTTCATGGACAGCTATTTCCTTACGCGCGAGGACTGGGATGCCTTAGTAGAACTTGGGCTGGGACCTATGGATGAATCCAATGTGAAGCTGCAGACACAGACGAAAGCAGCATTCACACGGATCTATAACCAGCgctcccatcccctccccttcattAAGGCCAGCAGTATTGCTGCTccgaagaagatgccgaagGAGAAGCCTGACATCGAAGATGCCCTTGAGGagtcggatgaggaagaggtgctCGAAGACGACTCAAAGGACAACGACGAGAACGAAGAGCTTGATTTGAAGAAGGACAAGTATGTTCGCGTGCCCAAGAAGGCGGCGAAGGGCGGAGCagccaaaggaaagaaatcgaagaaggcagcagcgggcgatgatgatgttatcgacgacgaggaagagaaaccCAAGAAAGCTCGAGGCCGGAAACCCAAGGCCAAATGA